The genomic interval GTTGCATGACGCGACAGCGAGCGACATAGACGGCACCGGTGCTGCAACCAAGTTCGCCCGACACCTCTGTGACGCAGCGTCCGCCGATCGTTGTTTCATGGAACATCGTCCAGGTCGACTCGGTGAACTCGGTTTGAATTTGGCGGGCCGCCCAGCGAAACGCTTCCATGCGACTCTCGTTCATGATTGCAGTCGTCATGTCGCCACCGTCTGGCAGTTCCAGCAACAGATCCTGCACGCTAGATGTTCCGCTGGCACGATCGGGCCGGGTTCGAGTCATCGCATTGAGGATCGCATTGCGAGTGACGCGTGCTAGCCAATGGCGAAAGCGCGGACCACCTGCTTGAACTTCCCAGGATTCGACTGCCTTGGCCACGGACAGAAAGACCTGCTGACACAGATCCTCGGCATCCGCGTGCTGCAAACCTCGACGCCGGGCCAACCGATAGACGACCGGTTCATAAATCGCCATGAACTGTGACCATGCGAGTGCATCCTGCGGATCGCGAATCCGTAGAATCAGACTTTCGCTCGTTTCCGGCCACTGGCTCATGCGTGCTTAACTTCCAGGGAATGAACAACCATTTTGAGCAGGCATTATGGTCGAAGAACCATCAACACACGTCGCTCTACCAG from Stieleria varia carries:
- a CDS encoding RNA polymerase sigma factor, giving the protein MSQWPETSESLILRIRDPQDALAWSQFMAIYEPVVYRLARRRGLQHADAEDLCQQVFLSVAKAVESWEVQAGGPRFRHWLARVTRNAILNAMTRTRPDRASGTSSVQDLLLELPDGGDMTTAIMNESRMEAFRWAARQIQTEFTESTWTMFHETTIGGRCVTEVSGELGCSTGAVYVARCRVMQRIKDKVNEVSDFWSPES